Proteins encoded in a region of the Coffea eugenioides isolate CCC68of chromosome 4, Ceug_1.0, whole genome shotgun sequence genome:
- the LOC113767724 gene encoding ras-related protein RHN1-like produces MARPGNKIIHAKMVLVGDMGTGKTSLVLRFVKGQFFQHQEPTVGAAFFTQILSLPEATLKFDIWDTAGQERYHSLAPMYYRGAAAAIVVYDITSMDTFLRAKKWVEELKRQGNPNLVMALVANKQDLEPNREVNFEEGEQFSEENGMFFTETSAKTALNINELFYEMAKKLAKAAPLQPTGIRLQSNTQSRRAFFCCSR; encoded by the exons ATGGCAAGACCTGGCAACAAGATCATCCATGCCAAGATG GTACTAGTCGGGGACATGGGAACTGGAAAAACCAGCTTGGTCCTGAGATTTGTAAAAGGTCAATTTTTTCAGCACCAG GAACCCACTGTTGGTGCTGCTTTCTTTACTCAGATATTGTCTTTGCCCGAGGCCACTTTGAAATTTGATATATGGGACACTGCTGGACAGGAAAGATACCATAGCTTAGCTCCAATGTATTACCGGGGTGCAGCAGCAGCCATTGTTGTCTATGACATCACAAGCATG GACACCTTTTTACGTGCAAAAAAGTGGGTCGAAGAATTAAAAAGACAAG GTAATCCGAATCTCGTGATGGCTTTGGTGGCAAATAAACAAGATTTGGAACCCAATAGGGAGGTCAACTTTGAG GAAGGCGAGCAATTCTCAGAAGAAAATGGGATGTTCTTCACAGAAACATCAGCAAAAACTGCCCTTAATATCAACGAGCTCTTTTATGAAATGG CAAAAAAATTGGCAAAAGCTGCGCCATTGCAGCCAACAGGAATACGTCTGCAAAGCAACACACAGAGTCGGAGAGCCTTTTTTTGTTGCTCCCGGTaa
- the LOC113767720 gene encoding nitrate regulatory gene2 protein → MGCNQSRIENEETVTRCKERKQYMKDAVAARNAFAAAHSAYAMALKNTGAALSDYAHGEVQYPSSPSSSVHGGPASLPQPPVEHLPPPPPPLPPFHQPPPPLIQRAASMPEMSFPKRDLKHSDPILEEENEDEMETESNHGGLKHRSSKSSGGVGSRSGIGRSSEVVDDEELRNPPSPPRPSPPSPPLKQNRSPPPPPPPEHKGMTSWDFFFPPMENVPGPTLAEVDEGRVEREELERKVLEERAKRSEIDAEGGIGGGDGGGGSGSGSVGGRRSAGGKAESVEEVEMAPELPPQPPQVAPPPKVVKRVKQIVPADAKRRVGSSVNLLQMFSELDDCFLKASESAHEVSKMLEAARLHYHSNFADNRGHIDHSARVMRVITWNRSFRGSSNVDDVKDDFDSEEHETHATVLDKMLAWEKKLYDEVKAGEQMKLEYQRKVASLTKLKKRDSNTEALERMKAAVSHLHTRYIVDMQSMDSTVSEINRLRDDQLYPKLVALVDGMAFMWESMRGHHESQSKIVQALSSLHISQFPKETSEHHHERTYQLLHVVKEWHMQFDKLIKNQKDYIRALNNWLKLNLIPIDTNLKEKVSSPQRPANPPICVLLHAWHDWLEKVPDELARSAINNFAHVVDHIMEYQIDEMKLSDKCKDTRRELTKKTEQFNDWYRKYTQRRTPPDELDPERAQDKDLIVERQIQVETLEKKLEEEEAEYKKQCIQVREKSLASLKTGLPNLFLAMSGFSLACSDMYRNLRSISQKRSRRESQ, encoded by the exons ATGGGGTGCAACCAATCGAGGATCGAGAACGAAGAAACCGTAACACGATGCAAAGAACGAAAGCAGTATATGAAAGATGCCGTCGCTGCAAGAAACGCTTTTGCCGCTGCCCATTCAGCCTACGCCATGGCCTTAAAGAACACCGGAGCTGCTCTCAGCGATTATGCTCACGGCGAAGTCCAATATCCCTCCTCTCCTTCCTCATCCGTCCATGGCGGACCCGCCTCTCTCCCACAGCCCCCCGTCGAGCATCTTCCCCCTCctccccctccccttccccccTTTCACCAGCCTCCCCCTCCCCTTATTCAGCGTGCGGCCTCCATGCCCGAGATGTCTTTCCCCAAACGCGATTTGAAGCACTCCGACCCGATTTTGGAAGAGGAGAATGAAGATGAGATGGAAACCGAGAGTAATCATGGCGGGTTGAAGCATCGGAGTAGTAAAAGTAGCGGTGGGGTTGGAAGTAGGAGTGGAATTGGGCGCAGTAGTGAGGTCGTGGATGATGAAGAATTGCGGAATCCGCCATCGCCGCCTCGACCGTCGCCGCCTTCGCCGCCTTTGAAGCAGAATCGTTCCCCTCCCCCTCCTCCTCCGCCGGAGCATAAAGGTATGACTTCGTGGGATTTCTTTTTTCCGCCAATGGAGAATGTTCCGGGGCCGACTCTGGCTGAAGTGGATGAGGGGAGAGTGGAGAGGGAGGAATTGGAACGCAAGGTCTTAGAAGAAAGGGCTAAAAGAAGTGAAATTGATGCTGAAGGCGGCATTGGTGGCGGGGATGGAGGTGGTGGTAGTGGTAGTGGTAGTGTTGGAGGTAGGAGGAGTGCTGGTGGGAAGGCGGAGTCAGTTGAGGAAGTGGAAATGGCGCCGGAGCTACCACCGCAGCCACCTCAGGTAGCCCCTCCTCCAAAGGTGGTGAAGAGAGTTAAACAGATTGTTCCAGCTGATGCTAAAAGGAGGGTTGGGTCAAGTGTGAACTTGCTGCAGATGTTCAGTGAATTGGATGATTGTTTTCTTAAGGCTTCAGAGAGTGCTCATGAGGTATCCAAGATGCTTGAGGCGGCTCGGTTGCATTATCACTCAAATTTTGCTGATAATAGAG GACATATTGATCATTCTGCCAGGGTCATGCGTGTCATTACATGGAATAGGTCCTTCAGAGGTTCGTCAAATGTTGATGATGTGAAGGATGACTTCGATTCGGAAGAGCATGAAACCCATGCAACAGTTTTAGACAAGATGCTTGCCTGGGAGAAAAAATTATATGATGAAGTAAAA gcAGGTGAACAAATGAAACTGGAATATCAACGAAAGGTTGCTTCATTGACTAAACTAAAGAAACGTGACTCAAATACAGAAGCTTTAGAGAGAATGAAAGCAGCTGTTAGTCATTTGCATACTCGATACATTGTTGACATGCAATCTATGGATTCAACTGTTTCAGAAATAAATCGTTTGCGTGATGATCAGCTGTATCCAAAACTCGTGGCTCTTGTTGATGG AATGGCTTTTATGTGGGAGAGCATGAGAGGACACCATGAAAGCCAGTCTAAGATTGTACAAGCTCTAAGTTCTCTGCACATATCCCAATTCCCTAAAGAAACAAGTGAGCATCATCATGAACGGACATACCAGCTTTTGCATGTTGTCAAAGAATGGCATATGCAGTTTGACAAACTCATCAAGAACCAAAAGGACTACATAAGAGCGTTAAACAATTGGTTGAAGCTAAACCTCATTCCCATAGACACAAATCTGAAGGAGAAGGTTTCATCCCCACAAAGACCTGCCAATCCCCCAATTTGTGTGCTCTTACATGCTTGGCATGACTGGCTGGAGAAGGTTCCAGATGAGCTTGCTAGAAGTGCTATTAATAATTTTGCTCATGTTGTAGATCATATAATGGAGTATCAAATAGATGAGATGAAATTGAGTGACAAGTGTAAGGATACTCGAAGGGAGCTCACCAAGAAAACCGAACAGTTCAATGATTGGTATCGTAAGTATACGCAGCGAAGAACGCCTCCTGATGAATTGGATCCAGAGAGggcacaagataaggatctaaTCGTTGAGAGGCAGATTCAGGTGGAAACACTCGAGAAGAAATTGGAAGAGGAAGAAGCAGAATACAAGAAGCAGTGCATTCAGGTTAGGGAGAAGTCTTTAGCCAGTCTGAAAACCGGTTTGCCTAATCTCTTCCTGGCTATGTCAGGTTTTTCTCTTGCTTGTTCAGATATGTACAGGAACTTGAGGTCCATCTCACAAAAGCGTAGCAGACGCGAGAGTCAATAA
- the LOC113767725 gene encoding uncharacterized protein LOC113767725, with the protein MDMGARCSSGNGEVCCCCWSRSFSSRNYDRFVSHIIRPSSGSKAPIWRQLWTKMKKEKKRTFYRSTSTRFAYDPYTYSQNFDQGLTWADPDDISRSFSARFAVPSRIFDDKDVLDV; encoded by the coding sequence ATGGACATGGGAGCACGGTGCAGCTCGGGCAATGGTGAAGTGTGCTGCTGCTGTTGGAGCAGAAGTTTTTCCAGCAGAAATTATGATCGATTTGTGTCCCATATAATAAGACCAAGCAGCGGATCAAAAGCACCAATTTGGAGACAGTTGTGGAcgaagatgaagaaggagaagaaaagaacGTTCTACCGTTCGACTTCAACGAGGTTTGCTTATGATCCATACACTTATTCTCAAAACTTCGATCAGGGGTTGACTTGGGCTGATCCTGATGACATCTCCAGATCATTTTCTGCTCGGTTTGCCGTTCCTTCAAGGATCTTTGATGACAAAGATGTATTAgatgtttga
- the LOC113767723 gene encoding uncharacterized protein LOC113767723 yields the protein MTSSKRSDDAPPSPRIPQSYYQQLPSDPHQQPQQPQYIILLPRYYNNRSPRLHLSRTWRRCLICLLTLVLLGLAVFLLWPSDPEVSIVRLRLDHLRIHLFPKASLDITLDVTVKIRNRDFFSIDYKSLIVAIGYRGKQLGYATSDHGHIKARGSSYVNATVHLSGVNILSDMLMLIEDLATGEITFDTDTKIGGQLGLAFFEIPLQGKVSCEVNVNIHNQTIEHQNCYPE from the exons ATGACTTCCTCAAAACGCTCCGACGACGCTCCTCCGTCGCCCCGCATTCCACAATCTTACTACCAACAACTCCCGTCGGACCCCCACCAGCAACCCCAACAACCTCAATACATCATTCTTTTACCCCGTTACTACAACAACCGCAGCCCTCGGTTACACCTCAGCCGCACTTGGCGACGCTGTTTGATCTGCCTACTCACTCTCGTCCTCCTCGGTCTAGCCGTCTTCCTCCTGTGGCCATCCGACCCGGAGGTCTCCATCGTCCGTCTCCGCCTCGATCACTTACGCATCCACCTATTTCCCAAAGCCTCCCTCGACATAACCCTAGACGTCACTGTCAAGATTCGGAACAGAGATTTTTTCTCCATTGACTATAAATCCCTTATTGTTGCGATCGGGTACCGCGGGAAGCAGCTAGGCTACGCCACCTCGGATCACGGCCATATTAAAGCTAGAGGTTCGTCGTATGTTAATGCTACGGTTCACCTGAGCGGCGTCAACATTTTGTCGGATATGCTTATGTTAATTGAGGACTTAGCTACGGGAGAGATAACGTTCGATACGGATACGAAAATTGGTGGCCAGCTCGGCCTCGCCTTCTTTGAGATTCCTCTCCAG GGGAAAGTGTCATGTGAGGTTAATGTAAATATCCACAATCAGACAATCGAGCACCAAAACTGTTACCCTGAG TGA